From Rutidosis leptorrhynchoides isolate AG116_Rl617_1_P2 chromosome 3, CSIRO_AGI_Rlap_v1, whole genome shotgun sequence, a single genomic window includes:
- the LOC139896508 gene encoding uncharacterized protein, with the protein MATLQKFKLLATQCAVAGSPTRSPSTSPVIHLRRRKTLRMLLSRGGGSSDGNRRLPVTDELVDLRGSDVDSSEDDEKDNGVRRKLKDLFVSSSASSPPIEEIRRDGGEDCDLIGRRGGGSGGFRGIRFLPGTLRQRLLRRAWKPVLVTIPE; encoded by the coding sequence ATGGCTACACTGCAGAAATTTAAATTGTTAGCTACACAATGTGCAGTCGCCGGAAGTCCTACTCGTAGTCCTTCTACTAGCCCCGTCATCCACCTCCGTCGCCGGAAAACGCTACGGATGTTACTAAGTCGAGGCGGCGGCAGTAGTGACGGCAACCGTCGGTTGCCGGTAACCGATGAACTTGTAGATCTGAGAGGAAGCGATGTGGATTCATCGGAAGATGACGAAAAGGATAACGGTGTACGCCGGAAGTTAAAAGACTTGTTCGTGTCGTCCTCGGCATCATCGCCGCCGATTGAAGAGATCCGCCGTGACGGCGGTGAAGATTGTGATCTAATTGGCCGGCGCGGTGGCGGTAGTGGCGGTTTTAGAGGAATTAGGTTTTTGCCGGGGACGTTACGTCAGCGGTTACTTAGAAGAGCTTGGAAGCCTGTGTTAGTTACGATTCCTGAGTGA